In one Candidatus Binatia bacterium genomic region, the following are encoded:
- a CDS encoding peptidylprolyl isomerase — MTHRFVLVSAAALLFLSASLHAQPGAKPLRDDDVVARVNGTPIYRKAVREVVQGVLSVEDSQPDPTAVGKLAGEAMNSLVALELLCQESQARGVKVSDTAVDEEIARSKGRFPDARAFDQALKAKGMSEADLRRDTRKTMAVNLLLEGAVWKDVHVDAEQVRDFYEKNHEEFKHPAEIRASRILIRVSAGATVPERNAAKQRASGVLAKVQGGADFAQLARENSQDPASAPQGGDLGYFAKGEMDPAFEKEAFALAPGQLSAVITTPYGFEIIKVTDRRSAGYQPFEEVQERIRAVLIKSEKQERQADFVARLRQKAKVDLVEPAAP; from the coding sequence ATGACTCACCGCTTCGTATTGGTGTCCGCAGCGGCGCTGCTGTTCCTTTCAGCCTCACTCCACGCACAGCCAGGAGCCAAACCGCTGCGTGACGACGACGTGGTGGCGCGCGTCAACGGGACCCCTATTTACCGTAAAGCGGTTCGCGAGGTGGTGCAGGGGGTGCTGAGTGTGGAGGACTCGCAGCCAGATCCGACGGCGGTTGGAAAACTGGCGGGGGAAGCGATGAATTCACTCGTGGCGCTGGAACTGCTGTGCCAGGAAAGTCAGGCGCGCGGGGTGAAGGTGAGTGATACGGCCGTCGATGAGGAGATTGCCCGCAGCAAGGGCCGGTTCCCCGACGCGCGCGCCTTCGATCAGGCGCTGAAGGCGAAGGGCATGAGCGAAGCCGACCTCCGCCGCGATACGCGGAAAACAATGGCGGTGAACCTGTTGCTGGAAGGGGCGGTCTGGAAGGACGTGCACGTCGACGCCGAGCAGGTCAGAGACTTCTACGAGAAGAATCACGAGGAGTTCAAGCATCCTGCGGAGATCCGCGCCAGCCGCATTCTGATCCGGGTATCCGCAGGTGCCACCGTGCCGGAACGAAATGCGGCGAAACAGCGTGCCAGCGGGGTGCTGGCGAAGGTGCAGGGCGGAGCCGATTTCGCCCAGCTCGCACGCGAGAACTCACAGGATCCGGCCTCCGCCCCACAGGGCGGCGACTTGGGATACTTTGCCAAGGGCGAAATGGATCCCGCCTTCGAAAAGGAGGCCTTCGCGCTGGCCCCGGGGCAACTGAGCGCGGTGATCACGACACCATACGGGTTTGAGATCATCAAGGTGACCGACCGCCGTAGCGCCGGCTACCAGCCGTTCGAAGAGGTGCAAGAGCGCATCCGTGCGGTGCTGATCAAATCGGAGAAGCAGGAGCGTCAGGCCGATTTCGTGGCGCGCCTTCGTCAGAAGGCCAAAGTCGATCTGGTAGAGCCCGCGGCGCCCTGA
- a CDS encoding DNA topoisomerase IV subunit A: MQKKSSETIATVDLGRAAEERYLAYALSVITSRALPDVRDGLKPVQRRILYAMYQNLHLTAGNRPRKSAAVVGEVLGKYHPHGDVAAYEAMVRLAQPFALRYPLVHGEGNFGSLDGDSPAAMRYTEAKLAPIAEELLRDIRHETVDFRDNYDATLREPVVLPAAIPQLLINGSTGIAVGMATNIPPHNLHEVIEALVAMIHNPDISNKELCKFIKGPDFPTGGEILNSRGELRSIYETGQGAVRLRGQYVSAVDKRRPRLIVTSVPYTANKSQLVEQIAAHIVSRRLPQATDVRDESTDVVRIVIEIKPDASPEAVMAYVFKHTDLQINFNVNLTALVPTDTPGVGQPARLTLRDLCRHFLDFRLEIVTRRLEHELRELQERLHILAGFVKLFGNIDRAIKIIRQSASRAEAAKKLMHEFDLDEKQADAILETRLYQLARLEIEKIREEQRIKQQRAREIEGLLKSKKARWKLVETELQEVTQQYGDKRRTVLSAGAELVYDAEAYVVHEDATVVVTRDGWMKRLGEVKDPSATRVREGDVAKWILRGNTRDNLALFSNFGVAYVMRVGNVPATTGYGEPVQSTLNFKDGERVVAAVLVSGATGEGEGQGASGQGAGRWLVATAGGMGFFCKPDLSETTKSGRRFARTKDGDEVIVVAPADGELITAATADGKVLMFPAEELAELSGAGRGVILMRVDKGDRLIGAVCHTADSPPIAVAEDGSERRFHLPEPAHRAQKGRKALKRFKAVELVSRAVTSSGDSTEQ; the protein is encoded by the coding sequence ATGCAGAAGAAGAGTTCCGAAACCATTGCCACCGTAGATCTCGGTCGCGCGGCGGAGGAGCGCTACCTGGCGTATGCCCTCAGCGTGATCACGTCGCGCGCCTTGCCTGACGTGCGCGACGGCCTCAAACCGGTGCAGCGGCGCATTCTCTACGCCATGTACCAGAACCTGCACCTGACGGCCGGTAACCGGCCGCGGAAATCCGCCGCCGTCGTCGGTGAAGTCCTGGGGAAATACCATCCGCATGGCGACGTGGCGGCGTACGAGGCCATGGTCCGCCTGGCGCAGCCGTTCGCGCTGCGTTACCCGCTGGTGCACGGCGAAGGGAATTTCGGCTCGCTCGACGGGGATAGCCCGGCGGCCATGCGCTACACCGAAGCCAAGCTGGCGCCGATTGCCGAGGAACTGCTGCGCGACATCCGTCACGAGACGGTCGACTTCCGTGACAACTACGACGCCACGCTACGCGAGCCGGTGGTGCTGCCGGCGGCCATCCCGCAACTCTTGATAAACGGGAGCACCGGCATCGCCGTGGGCATGGCGACCAACATCCCGCCGCACAACTTGCACGAGGTCATCGAAGCGCTGGTGGCCATGATCCACAATCCGGACATCAGCAACAAAGAACTCTGCAAGTTCATCAAGGGCCCGGATTTCCCGACCGGCGGTGAGATCCTCAACTCGCGCGGCGAGCTGCGCAGCATTTACGAGACCGGCCAAGGGGCGGTGCGCTTGCGCGGCCAATACGTGAGCGCCGTGGACAAGCGCCGGCCGCGCCTGATTGTCACCTCCGTCCCGTACACCGCCAACAAGTCGCAGCTCGTCGAGCAAATCGCCGCGCACATCGTCAGCCGCCGCTTGCCGCAGGCCACCGACGTGCGCGACGAATCGACGGATGTCGTGCGCATCGTCATCGAGATCAAGCCGGACGCCTCGCCGGAGGCGGTCATGGCGTACGTCTTCAAACACACGGACTTGCAGATCAACTTCAATGTGAACCTGACGGCGCTGGTGCCCACGGACACGCCCGGCGTCGGCCAGCCGGCGCGGCTGACCTTGCGCGATCTGTGCCGACACTTCCTCGACTTCCGCCTCGAGATCGTCACCCGCCGCCTCGAGCACGAATTGCGCGAGCTGCAGGAGCGGCTGCACATTCTCGCCGGCTTTGTGAAACTGTTCGGCAACATCGACCGTGCCATCAAGATCATCCGCCAGTCGGCGTCACGGGCGGAGGCGGCGAAGAAGTTGATGCACGAGTTCGACCTCGATGAGAAACAGGCCGACGCGATTCTGGAGACCCGCCTCTACCAGCTGGCGCGCCTGGAGATCGAAAAGATCCGGGAGGAGCAGCGCATCAAGCAGCAGCGGGCACGGGAAATCGAGGGCCTGCTCAAAAGCAAGAAGGCGCGCTGGAAGCTGGTGGAGACCGAACTGCAGGAGGTGACGCAACAGTACGGTGACAAGCGCCGCACCGTCCTCAGCGCCGGCGCCGAACTGGTCTACGACGCGGAAGCCTATGTCGTGCACGAGGACGCTACCGTCGTGGTGACGCGAGACGGCTGGATGAAACGGCTCGGCGAGGTGAAGGATCCAAGCGCCACGCGGGTGCGCGAGGGCGACGTCGCCAAGTGGATCCTCCGCGGCAACACGCGCGACAACCTGGCGCTGTTTTCCAACTTCGGCGTCGCATACGTCATGCGCGTCGGCAATGTCCCTGCCACCACGGGGTACGGCGAACCGGTGCAGTCGACGCTGAATTTCAAAGATGGGGAGCGTGTGGTTGCGGCGGTGCTGGTGAGCGGCGCAACCGGCGAGGGGGAAGGGCAGGGCGCCTCGGGTCAAGGCGCCGGCCGCTGGCTGGTGGCCACGGCAGGGGGCATGGGGTTCTTCTGCAAGCCGGATCTGAGCGAGACGACGAAGAGCGGCCGGCGGTTCGCGCGCACCAAGGATGGCGACGAGGTCATTGTCGTTGCGCCCGCGGACGGAGAGCTGATCACCGCTGCGACTGCTGATGGGAAGGTCCTGATGTTTCCGGCGGAAGAGTTGGCCGAGCTGTCCGGTGCGGGCCGCGGTGTCATCCTGATGCGCGTCGATAAGGGCGACCGGCTGATCGGCGCCGTCTGCCACACAGCCGACAGTCCGCCAATCGCCGTCGCCGAGGACGGCAGCGAGCGCCGTTTCCACCTGCCCGAGCCGGCGCACCGCGCCCAGAAGGGTCGCAAAGCCTTGAAGCGTTTCAAAGCGGTAGAGCTGGTGTCGCGAGCCGTGACGTCGAGTGGCGACAGCACCGAGCAATAG
- a CDS encoding DNA topoisomerase IV subunit B — protein sequence MKQKYTAKDITVLEGLEPVRKRPGMYIGGVDSVGLHHLLWELVDNSVDEAMNGHCDKVTVTLHKNGQTVTVADNGRGIPVDVHPKYKRPALELILTTLHAGGKFENQNYYHSGGLHGVGASVVTALSSPMVVQVKRDGFLWEQHFARGVATGKLKKVGPARGSGTTITFTPDAQIFPQTSFKPAVIRERMEARSYLHRGLTLVFENEAEKQTETFQHDRGIAEYIEKLITDGDKQQVAEPFYAERKDGVVIECTLAWTEATDERLLSFVNGIPTPSGGTHDNGLKNGLTKAVRNYLAVQNLVPKGLTIAAEDIREGLVAILSIYIQQPQFQGQTKDRLNNPEISAPIDNFIRTGLENYLLSNPSQAKAIANRVILSARARTASRAAAESVQRKTAVSHRLNLPGKLADCSSTDPHESELFIVEGDSAGGSAKQGRNREFQAILPLRGKVLNAEQASMSKVLGNKELNDIVSAVGCGAGKDFNPAKLRYDKICLLMDADSDGHHICTLLLTFFYRQLPELIRRGHVYIAQPPLYRIEVGKEVHWALSDEERDRVLAKAGGKSTSVQRFKGLGEMNPATLKETTLDPAHRALLRVEVTDESRTEATIQTLMGKEVEPRFRFIMERASKVEEVDV from the coding sequence ATGAAGCAGAAATACACCGCCAAAGACATTACCGTTCTCGAAGGCCTCGAACCGGTGCGCAAGCGTCCCGGGATGTACATCGGCGGCGTCGACAGCGTCGGCCTGCATCACCTGCTGTGGGAGCTGGTCGACAACTCCGTCGACGAGGCCATGAACGGCCACTGCGACAAGGTGACGGTCACCCTGCACAAGAATGGGCAGACGGTGACGGTTGCCGACAATGGCCGGGGCATCCCGGTCGACGTGCATCCGAAGTACAAACGGCCGGCCCTCGAACTGATCCTCACGACGCTGCACGCCGGCGGCAAATTCGAGAACCAGAACTACTACCACTCCGGCGGACTGCACGGCGTCGGCGCCTCCGTGGTCACCGCCCTGTCTTCTCCGATGGTCGTGCAGGTCAAACGCGACGGGTTCCTCTGGGAGCAGCATTTCGCTCGCGGCGTGGCCACCGGCAAGCTGAAGAAAGTCGGGCCCGCGCGCGGCAGCGGCACCACCATCACGTTCACGCCCGATGCCCAGATCTTTCCGCAGACCAGCTTCAAACCGGCGGTGATCCGCGAACGCATGGAAGCCCGCTCCTATCTGCATCGCGGCCTCACCCTGGTATTCGAGAACGAAGCCGAGAAGCAGACGGAAACGTTCCAGCACGACCGCGGTATCGCCGAGTACATCGAGAAGCTCATCACCGACGGTGACAAGCAACAGGTGGCCGAGCCCTTCTACGCCGAGCGCAAGGATGGCGTGGTCATCGAATGTACACTGGCATGGACGGAGGCCACCGACGAGCGCCTGCTCTCGTTCGTCAACGGCATCCCCACCCCGTCAGGCGGCACGCACGACAACGGACTGAAGAACGGCCTCACCAAGGCGGTGCGCAACTACCTGGCGGTACAGAACCTCGTACCGAAGGGTTTGACCATTGCGGCGGAGGATATCCGTGAAGGCCTGGTGGCCATTCTCAGCATCTACATACAGCAGCCGCAATTCCAGGGTCAGACGAAGGACCGCCTCAACAACCCGGAGATCAGCGCACCCATCGACAACTTCATCCGCACCGGCTTGGAGAACTACCTGCTGAGCAACCCGAGCCAGGCCAAGGCGATTGCCAACCGCGTCATTCTCTCCGCTCGGGCGCGTACCGCCTCGCGTGCCGCGGCTGAGAGCGTGCAGCGGAAGACCGCGGTCTCACACCGCCTCAATCTCCCAGGCAAGCTGGCGGACTGCAGCTCGACGGACCCGCACGAGAGTGAGCTGTTCATCGTCGAAGGCGATTCCGCCGGCGGCTCCGCCAAGCAAGGACGCAACCGCGAGTTCCAGGCCATCTTGCCGCTGCGCGGCAAGGTGTTGAACGCGGAACAGGCGTCGATGAGCAAAGTGCTCGGCAACAAAGAGCTCAACGACATCGTTTCGGCGGTGGGCTGCGGTGCCGGCAAAGACTTCAACCCGGCCAAGCTGCGCTACGACAAAATCTGCCTGCTCATGGACGCGGACTCCGACGGCCATCACATCTGCACGCTCTTGCTGACGTTCTTCTACCGCCAGTTGCCCGAGTTGATCCGGCGCGGTCACGTCTACATCGCCCAGCCGCCGCTGTACCGCATCGAAGTAGGCAAAGAGGTGCACTGGGCCCTCAGCGACGAGGAGCGCGACCGCGTGCTGGCGAAGGCCGGCGGCAAGTCTACCAGCGTGCAGCGCTTCAAAGGCTTGGGTGAGATGAACCCGGCGACGCTCAAGGAGACCACGCTCGACCCGGCGCATCGGGCCCTGCTCCGGGTCGAAGTCACGGACGAGTCGAGGACCGAAGCGACGATCCAGACGTTGATGGGCAAAGAGGTCGAGCCGCGTTTTCGTTTCATCATGGAGCGGGCGTCGAAGGTCGAGGAAGTCGACGTGTAG
- a CDS encoding restriction endonuclease translates to MTEMIAGGFCLALVAYLIHQAGEPERRRRLDADIAAAEAKRQEAELASDLADLAIAIKSRIRPEHLPVLMRKYRQTVREDEYGQWIFEDWWREVDYFLDRVLTGGIDLDAALGQGSRSLNRTWVLPSGSYRPYAIDVVTDIVQAALQKQLDEGHQVEFANSMSGADFERFCADELMRAGWRVQLIGASGDQGGDLIAEKDGLRVMIQCKKYSSPIGNTAVQEAFAGMRHHEASAACVVSNARYTTGARQLAASTGVYLLHYSQLCEFDSVVTA, encoded by the coding sequence GCCTACTTGATTCACCAAGCGGGTGAACCGGAGCGGAGGAGGCGGCTCGATGCCGACATCGCCGCTGCGGAGGCTAAGCGCCAGGAGGCTGAGTTGGCGAGCGACCTTGCCGACCTGGCGATAGCAATCAAGAGCCGCATTCGTCCGGAGCACTTGCCGGTACTGATGCGGAAGTACCGACAGACCGTGCGAGAGGATGAATATGGCCAGTGGATATTCGAGGACTGGTGGCGGGAGGTCGACTACTTCTTGGATCGCGTGCTGACCGGAGGAATAGACCTGGACGCGGCTCTTGGGCAGGGCAGCCGAAGTCTTAACCGTACCTGGGTATTGCCCTCCGGGAGTTACCGGCCCTATGCGATAGATGTGGTCACCGACATTGTCCAGGCAGCTCTGCAAAAGCAGCTCGACGAGGGTCATCAGGTTGAGTTTGCCAACTCGATGTCCGGCGCCGATTTTGAGCGATTTTGCGCTGACGAGCTGATGCGGGCGGGGTGGCGTGTCCAGTTGATCGGTGCCAGTGGTGACCAGGGGGGCGATCTCATTGCAGAGAAGGACGGTCTGCGGGTGATGATACAGTGCAAGAAATACTCCTCTCCCATCGGTAACACCGCTGTACAGGAAGCGTTTGCTGGGATGCGCCATCACGAGGCGAGCGCCGCGTGTGTGGTCTCAAATGCACGTTACACGACCGGCGCTCGGCAGCTCGCCGCGAGCACTGGCGTCTATCTCCTACACTATTCGCAGCTGTGCGAGTTCGACAGCGTCGTCACGGCATAG